A stretch of Lysobacter sp. K5869 DNA encodes these proteins:
- a CDS encoding alginate lyase family protein has protein sequence MSRTTPLRFHAVSLALLIGSASSVHAADPTANAYAANNDTIAAAPTAVPPFKHPGLLMTQNRLTNIRAAAQSSAGSAMKTGYNRLLQDNRGSHTYAHQALATVEVVRAAGGPQEGRWKNDGFAAYLNALRWAVSGDTRNRDKAIQILDAWSAKFAGFTLAPGTDAPQAWLEAAWGLPVWVSAAEILRHHDGGAAGWPQASQDRFNGYLNKLYGYANQASARTNNWGVSGALAMMAAGVYQDDANRYNAGLNRMKQLIPLIVYSSGEVQELAARDCHHPQYSLAGIAQAAEMATIQGDTSVWLLKVGNEAQPRFSRGLEYMAKSILYGEGVRDCRSNGLYPGYSEIAVNGYMNRGTPIANFQNATKRGRPDANAAEFIGWSAATHGRDDF, from the coding sequence ATGTCGCGCACTACCCCGCTTCGTTTCCACGCTGTGTCGCTCGCGTTGTTGATCGGCTCCGCGAGTTCCGTCCACGCCGCCGATCCCACCGCAAACGCATACGCGGCGAACAACGACACGATCGCCGCGGCGCCGACCGCCGTGCCGCCGTTCAAGCACCCCGGCCTGTTGATGACGCAAAACCGCCTGACCAACATCCGCGCCGCCGCCCAATCCAGCGCCGGCAGCGCGATGAAGACCGGCTACAACCGCTTGCTGCAAGACAACCGCGGTTCGCACACCTATGCGCATCAGGCGCTGGCGACGGTGGAGGTGGTGCGCGCGGCGGGCGGGCCGCAGGAGGGGCGGTGGAAGAACGATGGCTTCGCGGCGTATCTCAATGCGCTGCGTTGGGCGGTGTCCGGCGATACGCGCAATCGCGACAAGGCGATCCAGATTCTCGATGCGTGGTCGGCGAAGTTCGCCGGCTTCACCCTGGCGCCGGGCACGGATGCGCCGCAGGCGTGGCTGGAGGCGGCGTGGGGGTTGCCGGTGTGGGTCAGTGCGGCGGAGATCCTGCGCCATCACGACGGCGGCGCGGCGGGGTGGCCGCAGGCGTCGCAGGACCGGTTCAACGGTTATCTCAATAAGTTGTATGGCTATGCGAACCAAGCCTCGGCCCGCACCAACAATTGGGGCGTGTCCGGCGCCTTGGCGATGATGGCGGCCGGCGTGTATCAGGACGACGCCAATCGCTACAACGCCGGCTTGAACCGGATGAAGCAGCTGATTCCGCTGATCGTTTACAGCAGCGGCGAGGTGCAGGAGTTGGCTGCGCGCGATTGCCATCATCCGCAGTATTCGCTGGCCGGCATCGCCCAGGCGGCGGAGATGGCGACGATCCAGGGCGATACCAGCGTGTGGCTGCTCAAGGTCGGCAACGAGGCGCAGCCGCGGTTCTCGCGCGGGCTGGAGTACATGGCCAAGTCGATTTTGTACGGCGAAGGCGTGCGCGATTGCCGTTCCAACGGGCTGTATCCGGGCTACAGCGAGATCGCGGTCAACGGCTACATGAATCGCGGTACGCCGATCGCGAATTTCCAGAACGCGACCAAGCGCGGGCGGCCGGATGCGAACGCGGCGGAGTTCATCGGGTGGTCGGCCGCGACTCATGGCCGCGACGATTTCTGA
- a CDS encoding GH92 family glycosyl hydrolase produces the protein MARPIQSRTTQFRTSPSRTRPSRAGAPPAPAGRLPRWRLAAAALALAAAAFAAPAAPAGDAGRRAFEAVDPFIGTGGEGHTFPGATVPFGMIQLSPDTEIKPRKEAYGWAAGYRHGDPTIVGFSHTHFSGTGHSDLGDVLVMPIAGEVKLERGDSKTPRSGYRSAFRHDDEVAQPGYYAVTLDDYKIRAELTASERVGVHRYRYPGGQAAHLLIDLRTSLYDYPGKVQWSRVRLRADGTVTGFRETRGWAPGRQLYFAMRFSRPVSGHAFHDTEADVVYKGFPPPGEKDPTQRAQIEGRQLVASLDFKDAPGQELIVKVAISPVSEDSAIANLDAEVPGFDFDRVRAQARERWSEALSAIDAEGAEPMRKSFYTALYHSLMGPSLFMDSDGRYRGPDNAVHEAKGFRYHSTFSLWDTYRALHPLLTLVQPERRNNDFVSSLLASRKASPYGILPVWAFHGQETWCMIGYHAVPVIADAYMKDIRGYDADEALDAMVASADYGPYDGIAQYKQLGYVPIDEEGEAASKTLEYAFDDWTIARMAGAMGRKDVAARFEKRAGNWKHAFDAKTGFMRARKRDGSFREPFDPSVSGYGSDYTEGNAWQYSWYVPQDVAGLASAHGGADKLIARLDQVFEAKVDPKIFAHMEDITGLIGWYAHGNEPSHHVAYLYGYAGQPWRTQERLKQIMDSQYAPRPDGLAGNDDLGQMSAWYVFTALGFYPVAPASNEYIIGRPFLPKATLNLPNGKRFTVVAEGLDDAHTYIGGATLNGQPLDRAFLRHEEIVAGGELRFVMQAQPNRDWASHPKQRPYSMSSAR, from the coding sequence ATCCAGTCCCGAACGACCCAGTTCCGAACGAGCCCGTCCCGAACGCGCCCGTCGCGAGCCGGCGCCCCCCCGGCGCCGGCCGGCCGCCTCCCGCGCTGGCGCCTCGCCGCCGCCGCCCTGGCCCTGGCCGCCGCCGCGTTCGCCGCCCCGGCCGCGCCCGCCGGCGACGCCGGCCGCCGCGCCTTCGAGGCGGTCGACCCGTTCATCGGCACCGGCGGCGAGGGCCACACCTTCCCCGGCGCCACGGTCCCGTTCGGCATGATCCAACTCAGCCCGGACACCGAGATCAAGCCGCGCAAAGAAGCCTACGGCTGGGCCGCCGGCTACCGCCACGGCGATCCGACCATCGTCGGCTTCTCCCACACCCATTTCTCCGGCACCGGCCATTCCGACCTCGGCGACGTGCTGGTGATGCCGATCGCCGGCGAGGTCAAGCTCGAACGCGGCGATTCCAAGACGCCGCGCAGCGGCTACCGCTCCGCGTTCCGCCACGACGACGAAGTCGCCCAACCGGGCTATTACGCCGTCACTCTCGACGACTACAAGATCCGCGCCGAACTCACCGCTAGCGAGCGGGTCGGCGTGCACCGCTACCGTTATCCGGGCGGGCAGGCGGCGCATCTGCTGATCGACTTGCGCACCAGCCTGTACGACTACCCCGGCAAGGTGCAGTGGTCGCGCGTGCGCCTGCGCGCGGACGGCACCGTGACCGGCTTCCGCGAAACCCGCGGCTGGGCGCCGGGGCGGCAGTTGTATTTCGCCATGCGCTTCTCGCGGCCGGTCAGCGGCCACGCCTTCCACGACACCGAAGCCGATGTCGTCTACAAAGGCTTCCCGCCGCCGGGCGAGAAAGACCCGACCCAGCGCGCGCAGATCGAAGGCCGCCAGCTCGTCGCCAGCCTCGATTTCAAGGACGCGCCGGGACAAGAATTGATCGTCAAGGTCGCGATCTCGCCGGTGAGCGAAGACAGCGCCATCGCCAACCTCGACGCCGAAGTGCCCGGTTTCGATTTCGACCGCGTGCGCGCGCAGGCGCGCGAGCGCTGGAGCGAGGCGCTGTCGGCGATCGACGCCGAAGGCGCCGAGCCGATGCGCAAGAGCTTCTACACCGCGCTGTACCACTCGCTGATGGGGCCGAGCTTGTTCATGGACAGCGACGGCCGTTATCGCGGGCCGGACAACGCCGTGCACGAAGCCAAGGGCTTTCGTTATCACTCCACGTTCTCGCTGTGGGACACCTATCGCGCGCTGCATCCGCTGCTGACCTTGGTGCAGCCGGAGCGGCGCAACAACGATTTCGTGAGCTCGCTGCTGGCGTCGCGCAAGGCCAGCCCGTACGGCATCCTGCCGGTGTGGGCGTTCCACGGGCAGGAGACGTGGTGCATGATCGGCTACCACGCCGTGCCGGTGATCGCCGACGCCTATATGAAGGACATTCGCGGCTACGACGCCGACGAAGCCTTGGACGCGATGGTCGCCAGCGCCGATTACGGCCCGTACGACGGCATCGCGCAGTACAAGCAACTGGGTTACGTGCCGATCGACGAAGAAGGCGAGGCGGCGTCGAAGACTTTGGAGTACGCGTTCGACGATTGGACCATCGCGCGCATGGCCGGGGCGATGGGACGCAAGGACGTCGCCGCGCGGTTCGAGAAGCGCGCCGGCAACTGGAAGCACGCGTTCGACGCGAAGACCGGGTTCATGCGCGCGCGCAAGCGCGACGGCAGTTTCCGCGAACCTTTCGACCCCAGCGTCAGCGGCTACGGCAGCGACTACACCGAAGGCAACGCGTGGCAGTACTCGTGGTACGTGCCGCAGGACGTGGCCGGTCTCGCCAGCGCGCACGGCGGCGCCGACAAGTTGATCGCGCGGCTCGACCAAGTGTTCGAGGCCAAGGTCGATCCGAAGATTTTCGCCCACATGGAAGACATCACCGGCCTGATCGGCTGGTACGCGCACGGCAACGAACCCAGCCACCACGTCGCCTATCTCTACGGCTACGCCGGCCAACCCTGGCGCACCCAGGAACGGCTCAAGCAGATCATGGACAGCCAGTACGCGCCGCGTCCCGACGGGCTCGCCGGCAACGACGACCTCGGTCAGATGTCGGCGTGGTACGTGTTCACCGCGCTGGGTTTCTATCCGGTGGCGCCGGCCAGCAACGAATACATCATCGGCCGCCCGTTCCTGCCGAAAGCCACGCTCAACCTGCCCAACGGCAAGCGCTTCACCGTGGTCGCCGAAGGTTTGGACGACGCGCACACCTACATCGGCGGCGCCACGCTCAACGGCCAGCCGCTGGATCGCGCGTTCCTGCGCCACGAAGAAATCGTCGCCGGCGGCGAGCTGCGTTTCGTCATGCAGGCACAGCCCAATCGCGACTGGGCCAGCCATCCGAAGCAGCGGCCTTATTCGATGAGCTCGGCGCGATGA